The Kroppenstedtia pulmonis genome has a segment encoding these proteins:
- a CDS encoding APC family permease: protein MSTQSGNLRRGLGFIDLWSVGVGALIGGGIFTVIGPAVAQAGPALFVAFIIAGVVALLSCFSYAELASIWPYEGASYAYSKFAFSPIHKDLGKLIALWCSGLYFLSFAFAAGAVNLGFAGYFNFLFPNLPATLIAPVVSILLTGLLLIGIEATGKVNTVFSIIQVLALLVIAILAIAYNPTGPLEYETFLPSGWTGVFAATALIAFGQMQVEAVLTLGEEAKNPRRNLPLAQLSALITVVILYILTGYGVVSAVDPVELAKSAAPLSLAMDTVLPGIGAVLISIAALTATGTSTIGCLLGSSRMLFAAAREKAVPRLFGKVSKDGTPRNAILLTGLIALITTLMSSYGYAEAISISVGAAVFANWLMMALMNIAVIVVRVTRPELKASFRYPLNIGNIPVLAIIATIACLWILTYVEIFPMMIGISWLLLITLWYFAYSRNRWEYLEAEEIEKLNR, encoded by the coding sequence ATGTCGACCCAATCAGGTAATTTACGTAGAGGACTTGGATTTATTGATCTCTGGAGTGTCGGAGTGGGGGCTTTAATCGGTGGTGGGATCTTTACCGTGATCGGTCCGGCAGTGGCCCAGGCTGGTCCTGCTCTTTTTGTCGCTTTTATCATTGCCGGAGTCGTCGCACTGCTCTCTTGTTTCAGTTATGCGGAATTGGCATCGATTTGGCCTTATGAAGGAGCCTCCTATGCTTATTCCAAGTTTGCTTTTTCACCAATTCATAAGGATTTAGGGAAATTAATAGCCTTATGGTGTTCCGGTCTGTACTTCTTATCCTTCGCTTTTGCCGCTGGGGCTGTCAACCTGGGGTTTGCCGGATATTTCAATTTCCTGTTTCCAAACCTTCCTGCTACCCTGATCGCCCCAGTCGTTTCAATTTTATTGACGGGTCTGTTGTTGATCGGAATAGAAGCGACAGGAAAAGTAAACACTGTCTTTTCCATCATTCAGGTTCTGGCTTTATTGGTAATTGCTATTTTAGCCATCGCTTACAACCCAACGGGTCCCCTGGAATATGAAACCTTCTTGCCCTCAGGATGGACAGGCGTTTTTGCGGCAACCGCCTTGATCGCTTTCGGTCAAATGCAAGTAGAAGCAGTTCTTACTTTGGGAGAAGAGGCTAAAAACCCTCGGCGCAATCTGCCCCTGGCTCAATTATCCGCCCTGATCACAGTAGTAATTCTGTATATCTTAACGGGTTATGGAGTCGTTTCCGCCGTTGATCCTGTCGAATTGGCCAAGTCTGCGGCACCCCTTTCCCTTGCCATGGATACCGTTTTGCCAGGTATTGGAGCCGTACTGATATCGATTGCCGCTTTGACTGCAACAGGGACTTCCACCATCGGCTGCCTGCTGGGCTCTTCCCGGATGTTATTTGCCGCAGCCCGTGAAAAAGCGGTGCCCCGGCTATTTGGAAAGGTAAGTAAAGATGGTACTCCTCGCAATGCGATTCTCTTAACCGGATTGATCGCTCTCATCACTACCTTGATGAGTTCCTACGGATATGCAGAAGCTATCAGCATCAGTGTAGGAGCTGCTGTATTCGCCAACTGGCTGATGATGGCTTTGATGAATATTGCTGTGATTGTCGTACGTGTCACCCGACCGGAGCTGAAAGCCTCTTTCCGTTATCCCCTCAATATCGGTAATATTCCGGTTTTGGCCATCATAGCCACCATCGCTTGCCTGTGGATTTTAACCTATGTGGAAATATTCCCGATGATGATCGGCATCTCCTGGCTGCTATTAATTACCTTATGGTACTTTGCATATTCCCGCAATCGATGGGAATACCTGGAGGCCGAGGAAATCGAAAAGTTGAATCGTTAA
- a CDS encoding DUF441 domain-containing protein, whose product MKPDLLLVVLIIVGLIGRSPIIATAASLLLILKLTHLERFFPAVERRGLEIGLLFLTIAVLVPFAAGRISLKQVLSVFTTIPGILALAGGALATYMNGKGLDLLKVDPQMIVGLVIGSIFGILFLRGIPVGPLMAAGITALLLKVLDAFWKLF is encoded by the coding sequence ATGAAACCGGATCTTCTACTGGTAGTACTCATAATTGTCGGTTTGATCGGTCGTTCGCCGATCATTGCAACAGCAGCAAGCTTACTCCTTATTCTGAAGTTGACCCATCTGGAACGCTTTTTCCCTGCTGTTGAACGACGGGGATTGGAAATAGGACTTCTGTTTTTAACGATAGCCGTTTTAGTTCCCTTTGCCGCAGGGCGTATCTCTTTAAAACAGGTTCTGTCCGTTTTCACAACGATCCCAGGAATTCTGGCCTTAGCCGGAGGCGCTCTGGCCACTTATATGAATGGAAAAGGATTGGATCTCCTGAAAGTGGATCCCCAAATGATTGTCGGCTTGGTGATCGGATCTATCTTCGGAATCCTATTTTTACGTGGAATTCCAGTAGGCCCCTTGATGGCGGCAGGGATTACAGCCCTGTTGCTTAAAGTGTTGGATGCATTTTGGAAGCTCTTCTAA
- a CDS encoding 2-phosphosulfolactate phosphatase — MRVTVIPHVDEVRSEQLSRKTVIMIDVFRASSCIVTALAHGASSILPTATVAQARAHKNGRLSGGERFGIKVEGFDMGNSPSEYRSEKVRNRNIVMTTTNGTRALAKASRGQYVLISCFLNGTACATHAIELYRDILLLCAGTRGEFSLEDGMAAGFLLDILRKLNPSVQCDDLGLALIHSYHTCQNHLLESLSASQSGQRLIRRGLQQDIRDCLRRDQYPIVPRLDQTHIVL; from the coding sequence ATGAGGGTCACCGTTATTCCCCATGTGGATGAAGTACGTAGCGAACAACTGTCTCGTAAGACGGTGATCATGATCGACGTATTCCGGGCATCCAGTTGTATCGTTACCGCATTGGCCCACGGAGCCTCCTCAATCCTTCCCACTGCCACTGTTGCCCAGGCTCGGGCTCACAAGAACGGACGACTGTCCGGCGGTGAACGCTTCGGTATAAAAGTGGAAGGATTTGATATGGGAAACTCTCCTTCCGAATACCGATCAGAAAAAGTGAGAAACCGCAACATCGTTATGACAACTACCAATGGCACCCGGGCTTTGGCTAAAGCATCCCGGGGCCAGTATGTTTTAATCAGTTGTTTTTTGAATGGTACTGCTTGTGCAACCCATGCCATTGAACTATATCGGGATATTTTACTTCTTTGCGCCGGAACCCGGGGTGAATTTTCTCTGGAAGACGGAATGGCTGCAGGATTTCTACTGGATATCCTGCGAAAATTGAACCCTTCTGTACAGTGTGACGATTTGGGATTAGCTTTGATTCACAGTTATCACACTTGTCAAAATCATCTTCTTGAATCGCTGTCCGCCAGTCAATCTGGACAACGTCTCATACGAAGGGGATTGCAACAAGACATCCGGGACTGCCTGCGACGGGATCAGTATCCCATCGTTCCCCGATTGGACCAGACACATATTGTTTTGTAA